A DNA window from Coffea arabica cultivar ET-39 chromosome 6c, Coffea Arabica ET-39 HiFi, whole genome shotgun sequence contains the following coding sequences:
- the LOC113691746 gene encoding peroxidase 57-like has product MEMKLKVIFLCCILHLAAAQLRNGFYSNSCPQAESIVQQVVQKKFSTDRSITAALLRMHFHDCFVRGCDASILIDSTKSKSSEKDAGPNLTVRGFELIDDAKRNLEAACPSTVSCADIITLATGDAVALAGGPGYNVSTGRRDGLVSDSSEVNLPGPSLSISDAARFFTAKGLTLNDMVVLLGAHTVGVAHCGFFRDRLSNFQGTGKPDPTMDPALAATLLKTCGTQSRPLSRDPTVFLDQNTSFILDNQFYNQIRSKRGILQIDQELALDSLSAPLASRLAANNDLFRQSFVNAMMKMGSVEVLVGNAGEIRKNCRIFNKPGGRA; this is encoded by the exons ATGGAAATGAAGCTAAAAGTCATTTTCCTATGTTGCATCCTCCACCTTGCCGCAGCTCAACTTCGGAATGGGTTTTACAGCAATTCATGTCCACAAGCTGAATCAATTGTTCAACAAGTTGTACAAAAGAAATTCAGCACTGATCGTTCAATAACAGCTGCTTTGCTTCGCATGCATTTTCACGACTGCTTTGTCCGA GGTTGTGATGCATCAATATTGATAGACTCCACCAAGTCCAAGTCATCGGAGAAAGATGCCGGACCAAACTTGACAGTAAGAGGATTTGAGCTAATTGATGATGCCAAGAGAAATCTTGAGGCTGCTTGTCCATCTACTGTCTCCTGTGCTGATATAATCACATTGGCAACCGGTGATGCGGTAGCATTAGCCGGCGGACCTGGATATAATGTATCGACAGGTAGGCGAGATGGGCTGGTTTCGGACTCTTCCGAAGTAAATTTGCCAGGACCAAGTCTTTCCATATCGGATGCAGCTCGATTCTTCACTGCCAAAGGGCTAACACTGAATGACATGGTGGTCCTTTTGGGTGCACACACTGTTGGAGTTGCACATTGTGGTTTCTTCCGGGATCGGCTTTCTAACTTTCAGGGCACCGGGAAGCCTGATCCCACAATGGACCCTGCATTGGCTGCTACACTCTTGAAAACCTGTGGTACACAATCCAGGCCGTTGAGTAGAGACCCAACTGTGTTTTTGGATCAAAACACATCCTTCATACTTGATAATCAGTTCTACAATCAGATAAGGTCTAAAAGAGGGATCTTGCAGATTGATCAAGAACTAGCTTTGGACAGCTTGAGTGCTCCTCTAGCCTCAAGATTGGCTGCCAACAATGATCTCTTCCGGCAGAGTTTTGTCAATGCTATGATGAAAATGGGAAGCGTGGAAGTTCTTGTCGGAAATGCTggagaaattaggaaaaattgtaGAATCTTTAACAAACCTGGTGGTCGAGCCTAA